GCCATTATAAGCCAACAAATGGTCGTATACTGTTCAAAGAGAATGAGATAACAGGTCTTCCACCGGATAGGATTACCAGAATTGGCATTGCCAGGACCTTTCAGAACATTAGGCTTTTCAAGGATCTTACCGTCTTAGAGAACGTCATGGTTTCTCAGCATCACACGATAGCCAGCAACGGAGCAGCTTTAAGCTGGTTATTAAGGAGCGTTTCTCGGATAGGCTATGCAGACAGAGAAAGCGAAATGAAAGCCAAGGCGCTTGATCTGTTAAGTGTGTTCGGTATTGAAAGGCATTCAGATGAAAAATCTAGCTCGCTCCCCTATGGTTCACAAAGGGTTCTTGAGATTGCAAGAGCAATGGCTACCGGTTCCATTCTCCTGCTTCTCGACGAGCCTGCCGCCGGAATGAATCCTTCAGAAACTGCGAGCCTAGTTAAGACGATCAGGAGAATTCGAGATGATTTTGGTCTCACGATTTTGCTAATAGAGCATGACATGAAACTAGTTATGGGTCTTTGTGAAAGGATAATGGTATTGGATCACGGAAGGACAATAAGTGAAGGAGACCCTGCCTTTGTTCAAAAGGATGTGAGGGTTATCGAAGCCTATCTGGGTAGGGAGTGGGTAACCGTTGGAAAATGAAATTCTTAGCGTTGATGAACTGCAGGTCTCCTATGGAGTAATCAAGGCGGTGAAAGGAATCACCCTTTCCGTTGAAGAGGGAAGCATTGTGACGATTATCGGTTCCAATGGGGCAGGGAAGAGTACTACCTTGGGAGCTATTAGCGGATTGATTAGGCCATCCGGAGGAAGCGTTTCTTTCAGGGGTATCAACATAAATAAGCTCGGAGCCGCCAGAACTGCAAGGCGGGGAATTTCTCTCGTACCTGAGGGAAGAAGAATCTTCTCCAATTTATCAGTAAGGGAAAATCTCCTTATGGGTGCCTACAATAGAAAAGACAAATCGGAAGTAGAGGAGAATTTCGAGATGGTTTTCTCACTCTTTCCTGTGCTGAGAGAAAGACTAAAACAGTCTGGCGGGACTCTTTCCGGAGGTGAGCAGCAGATGCTCGCTATAGGGCGTAGTCTGATGGCAAATCCAGATCTCGTTATGATGGATGAGCCTTCGCTAGGTCTGGCGCCGATTGTAGTTGAAGAAGTCTTTCTAGCGATTCATAAATTGAATTCGAAAGGCGTAACTATTCTACTTGTAGAACAGAACGCAGCAAAGGCGTTGGAGATTTCTGAATACGCGTATGTCTTGGAAACAGGCAAAATTACTCTTGAGGGTCCTGCAAAGGAGCTTCTGGAGAGTGAAGAAGTTCGAAAAGTGTATCTGGGTATTTGAGAAGTGACCCTCAGGTCCCTTCTTGTATGGTCTTTTTCTTTTTTCTTACGTGCGCCCTCAGTCCCGGTTCTTCCCCTTGCAAAATCCTTTGGATATTCTCGAGATTTCTAGCTATCATAATCACTGCAATGGGTATCAGCAGAAGAGATATTCCCCATCTGTACCCAAAGATTCTGAAAAGGAAGATCATTACTGAAGAGACTGCGATAACGCCCGGAGCCGAGTAGTCCGTTATCGCGATAAAAGCGAGAAGTATGACCATACAGATCAGGGCGACTTGATAATCAAGACCTATAAGGCCGCCGGCCAGTGTTGCAGTTCCCTTCCCGCCCCTGAACTTCAGGAAGATGGGATACATATGACCGATCGCGGCAAAGCTGGCTGCAATGAAAAGCATCTGATAGGTCCAGTGAGGGGAGACGCCTTTAATAATCAAGATTGTTCCCAAACCCTTCATGAAGTCGATAGCTCCGGTGAGGATTCCGATCTTCCAGCCCTTTACGGCCACCATATTCGAGGCTCCCATATTACCGGTGCCCTGCTTTCTTATATCGAATCCATAGAAAATCTTACCTATGAGAAATGCTGTGGGAATAGATCCAATTAGATAGGCAAAGAGCGCAGAGAATAAGATTTCCATTTCTTCGTCACGACTTCCTTCTCGAGAACCAGGGGATAAATGCGTTTGTTTCCTTCATGTACTCCCTGAATGCCGGGTACTGTTTGTATTTCCTTTCAAGATATGGCACTCCTGAAACGAATCTCAATAAAAAGGTTATTGTTATCGGGCTTATAATTGCCCATATTCCACCTTCAATTGAAAGAGCGATGACGAATACACCCCACCACTGAACGGCCTCGCCGAAATAATTAGGGTGGCGAGAGTATCTCCACAAGCCCTTTGTCATTATCTCTCCGGGTTTCTTAGTCTTTACGAAATCCCTTAACTGCATATCTGCTATTGCTTCGACAGCGAAGCCGCAGACCCAAATAAGAATTCCGAGAATGTCCAAAAATCCAAATTCCCTTCCCGAATGGCTATTAATGAGCATTACTGAGTAAGAGACAATCACCATAAAAAGACCCTGCAACATATAGATTTGAAGGAAGGATCTGATCAATACCTTCTCTCCCCACTTCTCTCTCATCTGTACATACCGAAAATCTTCACCACGGCCCCAGTTTCTCTTGAATATATGGGTAGTCAACCTTATTCCCCAGAAGGAGATCAGTACCGTTGCAATTATCTGTCTTGCATTGAATTCGCCGTATACGAAAAGTGTGAAGAGCGCGACTAAAACGAAACCGGTACCCCACCCTATATCGACGACAGAGTTGTCTTTCTTTGCGGTCCCGATTACAAAGAATACCGACATATAGCCAACAACTACCAGAGCGTTGAACAGAATTACATACGCCATTAATTCACCTCATTTGACTTGAACGTCTGGTGACCACGTATCTCTTTCGCAAAGAATGGAGACGCTTACTGCCCCTACTCCTGCGCTTATGCCGACTACTGGAGATACCTCCATTATGTACTCGGGTTTCTTTCCGAGTAGCTTGGTCAGGCTATCTTCATAAGCCTTTGCAGTCTTGTGAGCATGAGCATGAGTTATGTTGTAGGAGACGATATGGCACTTCTTGTTCAACTCTTCAACAAAGCCAAGTATCTTCTTCATGTTTCCAAGTTTGCTGAAGGCCTTTCCGTAAAGTTTTGAATTGCCTTCTCTATCCACAGATACTATAGGTTTCAAATTAAGGGCCTTTCCTACCAATCCAAGCACCGGGCTGACTCTCCCACCCTTTACCATGTATTTCAGTGTGTTAACGCTGACGAAGATCCTTGTGTTGTTCGTCAGGGTTTCAATAGTCTCAACTATTTCATCATGATCCCGTCGTTCCTCAATCATCATTGCGGCCTTTAGTACAAGGAGACCAATTGATCCAGATACATGCCGGGAGTTGATTACGCTGATCTTCTTCCCCTTCAGTCGCTCGGCAGCCTTTGTGCTGGCATTCCATGTACCGCTTAGTTTATCCGAAACATGAATTGCTATTATTGAATCATAGTGTGTTCCGAGAAAGTGATAAAGATTCTGAAATGTGTTCATACCTGGCTGCGCTGAAACTGGGTAGTCCTCTGCAGAGTCCAGCAAAGAATAGAATTGATCGGCCTTCATCGTTATTTTGTCTAGATACTGGCTTTGACCAAAGTTGAGATACAGTGGAACCATCTGGATCTGATAATAATCCATTACTTCCTTTGGTAAATCGCATACAGAGTCTACGACGAGAGCGATTGGATATTTCCGTTTCTGGCTTACTCTATACTGCATTTCCATGTCGTCAACCTTCTGCTGAGTCACATTTCCAAAGTCCTTCAGTTTAAAAAATAACTCTGCCGGTTCATTTGTGTGAACATGGATTCTTACTTTACTCTCGGTACCGGCAACAAGAGCGGAGTCTCCAAATTCGCTAATGATTGACTTAATTCCTTCGATATTTAGTTTTGTACCTTCAATTATCGCTTCAGTACAGAATCTATTCTCAATGTTTCCTTCGTCGATGTGAACGTGATTTCTTAGCTCAACATCAGGGATTATCTCATCTTCGAGATTCACACCCTTGCCGCTTAGAAAGGTTTTGATCCCTTCAATAAATGCAACAAAGCCCTTTGCGCCGGCATCGACTACGCCGGCCTTCTTCAGTATGGCTAGTTTCTCAGGGGTTTCTTCAAGCGACTTCTGAGCGACGGCGTTCGACTGAGCTATCACTTCGAGCAGCGATTTGTCTGAACCATCAATAGCATTGAGAGCATCGGCCCAGTCCTTCATAACGGTCAGCATAGTCCCTTCAACTGGAGTAACCATTGCGTCATAAGCGTATGATATAGCTTCTTGGGCAGCTCTTGCAAAAGCTTGTCTGTCAATACTTTCTCGATTTCCTATTGCAGTACTGAGCCCATGCATATACTGGGCGAATATCGCGCCAGAATTTCCCCTCGCTCCCATTAAAGCAGCATCAGCGATTGATCTGGTCGTCTCACCGATTGAGTTGGACACATCTGTTAGCTCGAGAATATACCGCATCGTTGAAGCAAGATTTGTTCCCGTATCGCCGTCGGGAACAGGAAAGACATTTATCTTGTTCAGGTCATTCTGTACCTTTATTACGGCACTGGCACCCGAGGAAAAGGCATTGAAGAACATGGTTCCGTCAAGTAGATTCATTGATCTGGAGTCCATCATTTCCTCCCGCTGTTTGTTTTGATTATTGATATGTTAGCACAAGGAAGAGAGATTAGTCG
This is a stretch of genomic DNA from Mesotoga sp. BH458_6_3_2_1. It encodes these proteins:
- a CDS encoding DAK2 domain-containing protein, translating into MDSRSMNLLDGTMFFNAFSSGASAVIKVQNDLNKINVFPVPDGDTGTNLASTMRYILELTDVSNSIGETTRSIADAALMGARGNSGAIFAQYMHGLSTAIGNRESIDRQAFARAAQEAISYAYDAMVTPVEGTMLTVMKDWADALNAIDGSDKSLLEVIAQSNAVAQKSLEETPEKLAILKKAGVVDAGAKGFVAFIEGIKTFLSGKGVNLEDEIIPDVELRNHVHIDEGNIENRFCTEAIIEGTKLNIEGIKSIISEFGDSALVAGTESKVRIHVHTNEPAELFFKLKDFGNVTQQKVDDMEMQYRVSQKRKYPIALVVDSVCDLPKEVMDYYQIQMVPLYLNFGQSQYLDKITMKADQFYSLLDSAEDYPVSAQPGMNTFQNLYHFLGTHYDSIIAIHVSDKLSGTWNASTKAAERLKGKKISVINSRHVSGSIGLLVLKAAMMIEERRDHDEIVETIETLTNNTRIFVSVNTLKYMVKGGRVSPVLGLVGKALNLKPIVSVDREGNSKLYGKAFSKLGNMKKILGFVEELNKKCHIVSYNITHAHAHKTAKAYEDSLTKLLGKKPEYIMEVSPVVGISAGVGAVSVSILCERDTWSPDVQVK
- a CDS encoding DUF1295 domain-containing protein, producing the protein MAYVILFNALVVVGYMSVFFVIGTAKKDNSVVDIGWGTGFVLVALFTLFVYGEFNARQIIATVLISFWGIRLTTHIFKRNWGRGEDFRYVQMREKWGEKVLIRSFLQIYMLQGLFMVIVSYSVMLINSHSGREFGFLDILGILIWVCGFAVEAIADMQLRDFVKTKKPGEIMTKGLWRYSRHPNYFGEAVQWWGVFVIALSIEGGIWAIISPITITFLLRFVSGVPYLERKYKQYPAFREYMKETNAFIPWFSRRKS
- a CDS encoding ABC transporter ATP-binding protein; this translates as MSLLTLDNTTMKFGGLTAVEEVSLCVEEGEIFGLIGPNGAGKTTVFNMITGHYKPTNGRILFKENEITGLPPDRITRIGIARTFQNIRLFKDLTVLENVMVSQHHTIASNGAALSWLLRSVSRIGYADRESEMKAKALDLLSVFGIERHSDEKSSSLPYGSQRVLEIARAMATGSILLLLDEPAAGMNPSETASLVKTIRRIRDDFGLTILLIEHDMKLVMGLCERIMVLDHGRTISEGDPAFVQKDVRVIEAYLGREWVTVGK
- a CDS encoding ABC transporter ATP-binding protein: MENEILSVDELQVSYGVIKAVKGITLSVEEGSIVTIIGSNGAGKSTTLGAISGLIRPSGGSVSFRGININKLGAARTARRGISLVPEGRRIFSNLSVRENLLMGAYNRKDKSEVEENFEMVFSLFPVLRERLKQSGGTLSGGEQQMLAIGRSLMANPDLVMMDEPSLGLAPIVVEEVFLAIHKLNSKGVTILLVEQNAAKALEISEYAYVLETGKITLEGPAKELLESEEVRKVYLGI
- a CDS encoding glycerol-3-phosphate acyltransferase, translated to MEILFSALFAYLIGSIPTAFLIGKIFYGFDIRKQGTGNMGASNMVAVKGWKIGILTGAIDFMKGLGTILIIKGVSPHWTYQMLFIAASFAAIGHMYPIFLKFRGGKGTATLAGGLIGLDYQVALICMVILLAFIAITDYSAPGVIAVSSVMIFLFRIFGYRWGISLLLIPIAVIMIARNLENIQRILQGEEPGLRAHVRKKKKTIQEGT